One window of the Eucalyptus grandis isolate ANBG69807.140 chromosome 8, ASM1654582v1, whole genome shotgun sequence genome contains the following:
- the LOC108957765 gene encoding leucine-rich repeat protein soc-2 homolog isoform X2 — MEPNEDLEILILAGCSKLITVDCSIGKLQLLKTLNMDRCDSVEELLEEVDSLESLTEFIISGSSKLVTLMESVGNLKSLSSFSVNYCKGSNKLLNSIGGLTRITHFSIKGCERIKKLPHSLGGLQSLVELDLSFSRIDSLPNSIGNLKKLKAIKMGHTKLKRLPNAIGQLEMLEELHCPECPDLSGKVPNAIGSLFHLRILDLSCTRISSLPDTITHLSRLEELHVRGCGDLMDEILDAIGRLSCLRILDFSHTPISRLPATITHLSHLEELHVQGCWHLGEILDAIGGLPHLRILDFSNTIISALPATITHLSRLEELRVQGCWHLIGKISDAIGRLSRLRILDFSRTGISGLPVTITHLSHLEELRVQGCWRLTGEIPYAIGRLSCLRILEFSNTFISALPATITHLSHLEELRVQDCWHLIGEIPYAIGGLSHLRILDFSRTSISGLPVTISCLACLKELVLGGCRELQLVPQLPSSLISLILDAYHCEIIPDLFNLVTLGHLNLSFHTYDLEAPHQSEEILSPWKIVESIHRLPSSLSTLHLTGILPPQRFSNFRNLSSLSISKCSMAHLPVLEHLEKLRKLSIEDCPSLERIPDLSCLKNLETLCLSTLGSLVEVQGLGELESLESLQIIWCESLDGLPQLSKLAKIKLFWLDNCQVLRAVEGLSPLQCLKHLTIMGCMSLERLPDYPRWTELDTDWKAPETSSAN, encoded by the exons ATGGAGCCAAATGAAG ATttggagatattgatactcgcTGGCTGCTCCAAATTGATTACGGTTGATTGCTCCATTGGTAAGCTACAGCTCTTAAAAACTCTCAATATGGATAGATGTGACTCTGTTGAGGAGTTGCTTGAAGAGGTTGATTCTTTAGAATCTTTGACAGAGTTCATCATCTCTGGATCTTCTAAATTGGTCACACTCATGGAGAGTGTTGgcaatttgaaatctttgtcaAGCTTCAGTGTAAATTATTGCAAGGGAAGCAACAAACTCTTGAACTCTATTGGAGGATTAACAAGAATCACACATTTCTCTATAAAAGGATGTGAGAGGATAAAGAAGCTCCCGCACTCTCTCGGAGGATTACAATCATTGGTCGAGTTGGATTTATCATTCTCAAGAATAGACAGTCTCCCCAATTCCATTGGAAATCTGAAGAAACTCAAAGCCATCAAGATGGGACATACAAAGTTAAAAAGGTTACCAAACGCAATTGGACAACTAGAAATGCTTGAAGAGTTACATTGCCCAGAGTGTCCGGATCTATCAGGCAAAGTCCCAAATGCTATTGGGAGTCTTTTCCATTTGCGGATCTTGGACTTGTCATGTACTCGTATTTCTAGTTTGCCAGACACGATCACTCATCTCTCTCGCCTAGAAGAGTTACATGTCCGGGGTTGTGGGGATCTAATGGATGAAATCTTAGATGCAATTGGCAGACTATCctgcttgaggatcttggacttctctcATACTCCTATTTCTAGATTGCCTGCCACGatcactcatctctctcacctagaagagttacatGTCCAAGGTTGTTGGCATCTAGGTGAAATCCTAGATGCAATTGGCGGACTACCCcacttgaggatcttggacttctctaATACTATTATTTCTGCTTTGCCTGCCACGATCACTCATCTCTCTCgcctagaagagttacgtgtccAAGGTTGTTGGCATCTTATAGGTAAAATCTCAGATGCAATTGGCAGACTATCccgcttgaggatcttggacttctctcGAACTGGTATTTCTGGTTTGCCTGTCACAatcactcatctctctcacctGGAAGAGTTACGTGTCCAAGGTTGTTGGCGTCTTACAGGTGAAATCCCATATGCAATTGGCAGACTATCctgcttgaggatcttggaATTCTCTAATACTTTTATTTCTGCTTTGCCTGCCACAatcactcatctctctcacctagaagagttacgtgtccAAGATTGTTGGCATCTTATAGGTGAAATCCCATATGCAATTGGCGGACTATCCcacttgaggatcttggacttctctagAACTAGTATTTCTGGTTTGCCTGTCACGATCAGTTGTCTCGCTTGCCTCAAAGAACTTGTGTTGGGGGGCTGCCGGGAGCTTCAACTAGTGCCACAGCTTCCCTCGAGTTTGATAAGCCTTATCCTTGATGCTTATCATTGTGAAATCATCCCAGACCTCTTTAACTTAGTTACTTTAGGTCACCTGAACTTGTCTTTTCATACGTATGATCTCGAGGCTCCTCACCAGTCAGAGGAAATTCTGTCCCCTTGGAAGATTGTAGAATCCATCCATCGGCTTCCATCTAGTTTGTCAACTTTGCATCTCACAGGTATATTGCCACCGCAGCGATTCTCCAACTTTAGGAACCTGTCAAGTCTCTCCATTTCTAAATGCTCAATGGCACATCTCCCGGTGCTTGAACACTTGGAGAAGTTGAGGAAATTGTCCATAGAAGACTGTCCATCCCTCGAGAGAATTCCTGATCTATCATGCTTGAAGAATCTAGAAACTTTGTGTCTGTCTACATTGGGAAGTCTTGTGGAGGTACAAGGTTTGGGCGAGTTGGAATCGTTGGAGTCACTACAGATTATCTGGTGTGAGTCATTAGATGGATTACCTCAACTATCAAAGTTGGCAAAGATCAAACTTTTTTGGCTAGACAACTGCCAAGTGCTACGGGCTGTCGAGGGTCTCAGTCCCTTACAATGTTTGAAGCATTTGACTATCATGGGTTGCATGTCCCTGGAAAGGTTGCCTGATTATCCGAGATGGACTGAGCTAGACACCGATTGGAAAGCACCAGAAACATCGAGTGCTAATTAG
- the LOC120287307 gene encoding TMV resistance protein N-like, which yields MAQIKRVCRTKKVLMVLDDLDKKEQLQKLAGKSDWFGLGSRIIITTRDESILMTQVESFGEVVLNQPKGILAYEVYEMEFGRALLLFSEHAFRRDDPIGEYEHLAEKIVRRVGMLPLAVVEIGSSLRSSQKIVEWEDRLMQLNKGPLKVVCDAFYEGLAYEEKEVFLDIACFFTNEDQTYSYIMWDDYQSAISVLLQ from the coding sequence ATGGCTCAAATCAAGAGAGTATGTAGGACTAAAAAGGTTCTCATGGTTCTTGATGATCTAGACAAGAAAGAGCAACTCCAAAAGCTAGCCGGAAAATCTGATTGGTTTGGTTTGGGTAGCAGGATCATTATCACAACTAGGGACGAAAGTATCTTGATGACTCAAGTGGAATCATTCGGTGAAGTGGTCCTAAATCAACCTAAAGGAATTTTGGCTTATGAAGTTTATGAAATGGAATTTGGTCGAGCACTTCTGTTGTTTAGTGAGCACGCATTCAGAAGAGACGATCCCATAGGAGAATATGAGCATCTTGCAGAGAAAATTGTCCGTAGAGTGGGAATGCTTCCTTTGGCTGTCGTGGAGATAGGTTCAAGTCTTCGTTCCAGTCAAAAAATTGTAGAATGGGAAGATAGGTTGATGCAGTTAAATAAAGGTCCTTTGAAGGTTGTCTGCGATGCATTTTATGAAGGATTAGCATATGAGGAAAAAGaagtatttttggatattgcttgctttttcacCAACGAGGACCAAACTTATTCATATATCATGTGGGATGATTATCAGAGTGCAATTAGTGTCCTCCTCCAATAG